GCGCGTTCGATGCCGCGGCGCAAAGGCTGCTTGGGACGCACGATTTTTCCAGTTTCCGTGCCGCCGAATGCCAGGCCAAAACGCCGGTCAAGACCCTGACCCGGCTCAGTCTCTCGCGGCAGGGCGACCTGCTGATGGTCGATTTTTCCGCCGATGCCTTTCTGCACCACATGGTGCGCAATATCATGGGGGCATTGCTGCACGTCGCCAAAGGCAACGAAGCCCCGGAATGGATCGATACGCTGCTGGCGGCGCGCGAACGCGCCGTGGCACCGCCGACCTTCATGCCCGACGGCTTGTATCTGGCCGGCGTCAGCTATCCGGCCGAGTACGGGCTCGATACCGAGCCCGGTGAACGGCATGGACTGATTTGAGGTGAACCTTTGATTCCGCGTATCAAGATTTGCGGCCTGCGCGATGTGGCCACTGCGGTCGAGACGGCCCGCCTGGGGGCCGATGCGATCGGACTGGTGTTCTACGCGCCGAGTCCGCGCAGCGTCTCGGCCGAAACCGCCGCGACCATCACGGCCGCGTTGCCGGCCTTCGTGACCAGCGTCGGCCTGTTTGTCGATGCCGAGCCGGCCTTCGTGCGCAACGTGCTGGCGCAAGCGCCGCTCGATCTGCTGCAGTTTCATGGCGATGAAGCGCCCGAATACTGCCGGTCGTTCGGGCGGCCCTATATCAAGGCACTTAGGGTAAAACCGGATACGGATTTGGTAGAATGTGCCAGGCGCTATCACGATGCGCGCGGCCTGCTGGTCGATGCCTATGTGCCCGGCGTGCCTGGTGGCACCGGTGAGGCTTTCGACTGGAAAGTGTTGCCGGACGATTTGCCGCTGCCGTTGATCCTGTCCGGCGGCTTGCATCCGGGCAATGTGGCGCAGGCGGTCAGGCAGGTGCGGCCTTGGGCGCTGGACGTATCCAGCGGCGTCGAGCGCAGCAAGGGTGAAAAAGATCTGGCCAGGGTGGCCGCCTTTGTCGAGGCGGTGCATCTGGCTGCAAACGGGAAGACCGATGAACGATAAGCTTCGCTACAACCAGCCCGATGCACTGGGTCACTTCGGCCGGCATGGCGGCATTTTCGTCGCCGAAACGCTGATGCCGGCGCTTGACGAGCTGCGCGTCGAATACGAAAAGGCCATCGCCGATCCGGCGTTCATGGCCGAGTACCGTTACGAGCTCGCCCATTACGTCGGCCGTCCGAGCCCGGTCTACCACGCCAGGCGCTGGTCCGAGCTGCTCGGCGGTGCGCAGATCTACCTCAAGCGCGAAGACCTGAACCACACCGGTGCGCACAAGGTCAACAACACCATCGGCCAGGCGCTGCTCGCGCGGCGGATGGGCAAGAAGCGCGTGATCGCCGAAACCGGCGCCGGCCAGCACGGCGTGGCGTCGGCGACCGTTGCGGCGCGTTACGGTCTCGAATGTGTCGTCTACATGGGTGCCGAGGACGTCGCGCGCCAGTCGCCCAACGTCTACCGGATGAAGCTGCTCGGCGCGACCGTCGTGCCGGTCAGCTCGGGCAGCAAGACGCTGAAAGACGCAATGAACGAAGCCATGCGTGACTGGGTCACCAATGTGGATTCGACCTATTACATCATCGGTACCTGCGCCGGGCCGCACCCGTATCCGACCCTGGTGCGCGACTTCCAGTGCGTGATCGGCGAAGAAGCCAAGGTGCAGATGCAGGACCTCATCGGCCGTCAGCCCGACGCGGTGATCGCCTGCGTTGGCGGCGGTTCGAACGCGATCGGCATCTTCCATCCCTATGTCGACGTGCCGGGCGTGCGACTGATCGGCGTCGAGGCCGGCGGCCACGGGGTCGAGACCGGGCAGCATGCCGCGCCGCTGACGACCAATGCCAAGGTCGGCGTGCTGCACGGTCAGCGCTCGTACCTGATGCAGGACGAGAACGGCCAGATCGTCGAAACGCATTCGGTCTCCGCCGGGCTCGACTATCCGGGCGTCGGCCCCGAGCACAGCTACCTCAAGGACATCGGCCGGGCCGAGTACGTCGCGATCAACGACGACGAAGCACTCCGGGCTTTCCATGACCTGTGCCGTTTCGAAGGGATCATTCCGGCCCTCGAGTCGAGCCATGCGCTGGCGCATGCGGCCAAGATCGCGCCGACGATGTCCAAGGACCAAGTGCTGCTGGTCAACCTGTCCGGCCGCGGCGACAAAGATATTCCGACGATCGCCAAGCTCGACGGCATCCAGCTCTGATCATGCGCGGGCACCGGCCGGTGTCCGCCGTTTAGGTGACTTCATTCATGTCCCGTATCCAGAAAACTCTCGCGGCCCTGAAGGCCGACGGCCGCCAGGCCCTGATCCCGTTCATCACCGCCGGCGATCCGCGCCCTGGCATCACCGTCGAACTGATGCATGCATTGGTCAAGGGCGGCGCCGATGTGATCGAGCTCGGCGTACCGTTTTCCGATCCGATGGCCGACGGCCCGGTGATCCAGCGTGCGTCCGAGCGAGCCTTGGCTCACGGTGTCAGCCTGCGCGACGTGCTCGGCATGGTTGCGCAGTTCCGCAGGGACGACGCGGTGACGCCGGTCGTGCTGATGGGCTACGCGAACCCGGTCGAAGCGCTGGGCTACGAAGCCTTCGCGCAGGCAGCGGTGAGCGCCGGTGTCGACGGCGTGCTGACCGTCGACCTGCCGCCCGAAGAGGCCGAGGAGTGTGCATCGACGTTCAAGCGCCACGGCATCGACCAGATCTTCCTGCTGGCACCGACGACGCCCGTCAGTCGCATTCAGGCGGTCGAGCGGCTGGTCAGCGGCTATGTCTACTATGTTTCGCTCAAGGGCGTGACCGGCGCGGCAACGCTCGACGTTGCCGGTGTCGCGACCAAGCTCGACGAGTTGCGCGCGCACCTGTCGGTGCCGGTCGGCGTCGGTTTCGGCATCCGCGACCCCGAGACGGCGCGCGCGATCGCCGCGGTCGCCGATGCCGTGGTGATCGGTTCGCGACTGGTGCAGGAGGTCGAGGCCGGCGAGGCCGGTCTGGCGGATCGGCTGACGGAATTTCTTGCCAGCGTCCGCGCCGCGATGGATACTGCGCGCCGCTGAAACAAGGAGATTCACGATGAGTTGGTTGCAGAAACTCCTGCCTCCGAAGATCAAGAGCCGCGAGCCCGGCGCCAAGTCCGCCGTGCCGGAAGGGCTCTGGCACAAGTGCTCGGCCTGCGGCGCAGTGCTGTACCGGACCGACCTCGAGAAGAATCTCGACGTTTGCCCCAAGTGCAGCTACCACAACCGCATTTCGGCGCGTCGCCGCGTCGACCTGCTGCTCGACACCGAAGGGCGTTTCGAGATCGGCGCCGAAGTCCAGGCGATCGACATCCTCAAGTTCAAGGCGGCCAAGCGCTACAGCGAGCAGCTCGAAGGCTTCAAGAAAAGCTCGGACGAGGACGAGGCGCTGGTGGTGGTGCAGGGCGCCATCCACACGGTGCCGGTCGTGCTGGCGGTGTTCGAGTACGGTTTCGTCAACGGTTCGATGGGTTCGGTCGTCGGCGAGCGGTTCGTGCGGGGCGCCAAGGTCGCGCTCGAACACAACCTGCCGTTCATCTGCATTGCCGCATCGGGCGGCGCGCGGATGCAGGAAGGCCTCAACTCGCTGATGCAGATGGCCAAGACCTCGGCCATCCTGACCAAGCTGGCCGACAAGGGCCTGCCGTTCATCTCGATCCTGGTCGATCCGACCATGGGTGGCGTGTCGGCATCGTTCGCCTTCCTCGGCGACGTCGTGATGGCCGAGCCGGGTGCGCTGATCGGCTTTGCCGGCCCGCGCGTGATCGAGCAGACCGTGCGCGAAACGCTGCCGGAAGGCTTCCAGCGCTCGGAGTTCCTGCTCGAAAAGGGCGCGATCGACCGCATCGTCGACCGCCGTGAAATGCGCCAGCAACTGGTGCAGCTGCTGACCCTGCTGCAGAAGCAGCCGGCGGTGAATGCCTGATGTCGCGGTTTGACGCCGACACGCTCGACGCCTGGCTCGCCCATCTGGAGCAATCGCACCCGAAGGAAATCGACATGGGCCTGACCCGTGTCGAATCGGTGCGGGCGGCGATGGGCATGGCGCCGGCGTTTCCGCTGCTGACCGTCGGCGGTACCAATGGCAAGGGGTCGGTCTGCGCTTTCCTGTCGACGATGCTGCATGCTGCCGGCTACCGCGTCGGCACCTACACGTCGCCGCACCTGAGCCGTTACAACGAGCGGATTGCCATCGGCCTCGTGCCGGTGTCCGACGACGAGATCGTCGATGCATTTCGCGCAATCGAGGCGGCGCGCGGTGAAACCTCGCTGAGCTATTTCGAGTTCGGCACGCTGGCGGCGATGTACTGCTTCATGCGCGCCGGCGTCGACGCCGCGGTGCTCGAGGTCGGCCTTGGCGGCCGGCTCGACGCGATCAACATCTTCGATGCCGATGTCGCCGGCGTGGTCAGCGTCGATCTCGACCATCAGGCGTTTCTGGGCAACGACCGCGAGTCGATCGGTTTTGAAAAGGCCGGCATTTTCCGTGCTGGCCGCCCGGCGTTGTGTGCCGATCCGAACCCGCCGCAAAGCCTGGTCGGGCATGCGCAGGCCATCGGTGCGCCGCTGCGGCTGATTGGCCGGGATTTCGGCTGTCAGCGCGAGGCCGAGGGCAATCAATGGATGTGCTGGACGCCCGAGCAGCGTCGTCATGCGCTGCCGCTGCCGGCGCTGCGCGGCGCTTACCAGCTTGGCAATGCCGCGCTGGCGCTGGCGATGCTCGATACCTTGCGCGACAAGCTGCCGGTGTCGATCGGACAGATCAAGCGCGGCCTGATCGAGGTCGAGTGGCCGGCGCGCTGCCAGGTTCTGCCGGGGCGGCCACAGGTCGTGCTCGACGTCGCGCACAATCCGCATGCGGCCCGGGTGCTGGCAGCGGCGCTCGACCAGATGGGCTTTGCCGCCAACCGGCATGCGGTGTTCGGCATGATGGCCGACAAGGACATCGCCGGCGTGGTTGCGCTGCTCAAGGACAGCATCGACCACTGGCATTTGGCCGCACCCGCTCTGCCGCGCGCCGCCAGTGCCGACATGGTCGCCGGGCTCGTTGCCGCTGCGGCGCCGCAGGCGAAGCTGTCGCGCTACGATTCGGTGGCGGCGGCGTGGCGCGGTGCCGAGCAGCTTGCCGGCGATAGTGATAGAATCCTCGCTTTTGGCTCCTTCTACACCGTCGCCGAAGTCTTGGCGGCGCGTGGACGCTGAGTATGGCTCGAGAAAACATCAGCGAAGAACTCCTGCAATTGCGCAAACGCGCACGGCGACGGCTGGTCGGGGCGGTCGCCCTGGTGCTGTTTTCGCTGGTCGTGCTGTGGACCGTCATGGACGGCGAGCCGCCGGCCGCGCTCAACAATGGCTCGACGCCCGTCGAGATCATCGCCAGTGCGCCGTCCGCGTCGACCGTGGCTGCGGCCGCGGCCAGCGCGCCGATGCCGGCCGAAACGGTGGCGTCGACGCCATTGCCTGTCGTGCCGCCGGTCCAGGCCGAATCGACGCCGCTGATCGATCAGGACAACGCCGCGCTGCTGCCGGGCAAGCTGGTCAATCCGCAGCTCGAGCGCAAGCCCTCGCCAACGCCGAAGCCGACCCCCGCCAGGGAAGCCAGATCGCCTGAAGCAACGCCGAAACCGACGCCGGCCAAAGATCCCGCACGCATCCTGCAGGGGCTCGACGACGGTGACGACAAGGCGGGTGCGCCGCGCCAGTATTACCTACAGCTCGGTGCCTACGCCGATCCGGCCAAGGCGCAGCAGATGGTCGCCAAGCTCAAAGAGTCGGGCATTCCCGCTTACGGCGAATCGGTCAAGACCGACAAGGGCGCGCTGACCCGGGTGCGCGTCGGCCCGGCCGACCAGGCCAAGGCGCGGACCTGGCAGCAGAAGCTCGACGCGCTGGGCGTGTCGGCCCGACTGGTCAGCAAGTAAGAGCCTACGGTGACCGGCTTCGATTACGTCGTTCTCGCCATCCTCGGCCTGTCGATCCTGCTGTCGGTGATGCGGGGGCTGACGCAGGAGCTGCTGGCCCTGGCCGGCTGGGTGATTTCGGCCTGGCTTGCATTGAACTATGCCGCCCCCATTTCGGCCTACATGCCGGCAGCGCTGCCCAGCGAGTCCCTGCGCTATCTAGCCGCGCTGGTGCTGATTTTTTGCGCGGCCTGGCTGGCCAGCGCCATCGTGCGGATCACGCTCAACCAGTTTCTCAAGGCGACCGGACTCAAGCCGGTCGATCGTCTGCTCGGTTCGCTGTTCGGTCTGGTGCGCGGTAGCCTGTTCGTTATCCTGCTGGTACTGGCCGGCGGCATGACCGGCTTGCCCAAGACCGAGATGTGGCGGAATGCGATGTTCAGCCCGCTGTTCGAGCAGGCGGCGAGGATGACCCTGCCGTGGCTGCCGGAAGCGCTGGCGGCGCACGTGTCCTTCGACTAAGCAAGCTTTTACCAAGTATCGAGGTTTCTGTTATGTGTGGCATCGTCGGCGTGGTCGCCAAAACTCCGGTCAACCAGTTGCTGTACGACGGGTTGCTGGTCCTGCAGCACCGTGGCCAGGATGCTGCCGGCATCGTGACCGCCGAAGGGCATGTGTTCCACATGCACAAGGGGCAGGGACTGGTGCGCGACGTGTTCCGCACCCGGAACATGCGCTCCTTGCTTGGCAACGCCGGCATCGGCCACGTCCGCTACCCGACTGCCGGATCGGCGTCGAGCCTGGCCGAATCGCAACCGTTCTATGTCAACAGCCCGTTCGGCATGGTGCTGGCGCACAACGGCAACCTGACCAACGACAAGGATCTCAAGGAAGACATGTACCGCAGCGATCTGCGGCACATCAACACCAATTCGGATTCCGAAGCGCTGCTCAACGTGCTGGCGCACGAGATCAGCCGCCGCACCCAGGGCCCGATCCTGACGCCGAAAATCGTTTTCGACGCGATCGAAGCCGTGCATTCGCGCGTTCGCGGCGCCTATGCGGTCGTTGCGCTGATCGCCGGCTTCGGTCTGGTTGCGTTCCGCGATCCGCACGGCATCCGCCCGTTGTCGCTCGGCCGGCACGAGACGCCCGAAGGGACCGAGTACCTCGTCGCCAGCGAATCGGTCGTGCTCGACACGATGGGCTTCAAGTTCTGGCGTGACGTGGCCCCGGGCGAAGCGATCTACGTGAGCTTCGACGGCGAGTTCCACAGTCGCCAGTGCCATCCGGACCCGAAACTCGTGCCGTGTATTTTCGAGCACGTGTACTTTGCCCGGCCGGACAGCGTGATCGACGGCATTTCGGTGCACGAGGCGCGGCTGAAGATGGGCGAGCAGCTTGCCGACAAGATCCGTGCGATGGTGCCGGCCATGGATATCGACGTGGTGATCCCGATTCCGGACACCAGCCGCGATGCGGCGCTCGAGCTGGCCAATACGCTGAAGCTGCCGTACCGCGAGGGCTTCATGAAGAACCGCTACATCGGCCGGACCTTCATCATGCCGGGGCAGGCGAGCCGCAAGAAATCGGTGCGGCAGAAGCTGAACCCGATCGCCGGCGAGTTCCGCGGCAAGAACGTGCTGCTCGTGGACGACTCGATCGTTCGTGGCACGACGTCGAAGGAAATCGTCCAGATGGTGCGTGACGTCGGCGCCAAAAAGGTCTATCTTGCCTCGGCGGCGCCGCCGGTCAAGTATCCGCACGTCTACGGCATCGACATGCCGACGCGCGCCGAACTGATCGCGACCGGCCGTACGCACGAGCAGATCGCCGAGGAGATCGGTGCAGATGCGGTGATCTACCAGGATCTGTCGGCGCTGATCCAGGCCTGTTCCGATGCCAGCGGCGGTGCGATCGTCGAGTTCGAGACTTCGTGTTTCGACGGCCGCTACATCACCGGCGACATCACCGATGCCTACCTCGATGCACTCGAAGCCAAGCGCCTGTCGCCGCTGTCGACCAAGAGCAAGGAAGGGGATCCGGACAGCCGCGTGCTCGACCTCAATATTGGCGTTGCCGAGCAGAATTTGATCTAATAACACCAGATCAAAGAAGCGATGCGCATAACAAGGGCCGCGAGATCATTCTCCGGCCCTTTTACCATTTGAACGCCGATACATCTCCGCCCAAGGATGCCGAAATGACCGATCGCACCGATTTGCACCCCGACACGCTGGCCGTCCGCGCCGGCACCCACCGTACCGAGTTCGGCGAGCATTCCGATGCGCTGTTCCTGACGTCGAGCTTTGTCGTCGACAGCGCCGAAGATGCCGCGCTGAAGTTCGGCGGCCAGATTCCGGGCTACACCTATTCGCGCTTCACCAATCCGACCGTGACCGCGTTCGAGGACCGGCTGGCCGCGCTGGAAGGGGCCGAGCGGGCAGTGGCGACGGCGTCGGGCATGAGTGCGATCCTTGGCCTGTGCATGGCGCACCTGAAGGCCGGCGACCACATCCTTGCATCGGCGGGGCTATTCGGTTCGACGATCCAGTTCTTCAACAATTACATGAGCAAGTTCGGCGTCGAAGTCAGCTACGCCAAGCCGACCGATCCGGCCGACTGGGCGGCGCTGGTCCGCCCGAATACCCGGCTGTTCTTTCTCGAGACACCGTCGAACCCGCTGACTGACGTGTCCGACATCGGTGCGATTGCCGAGATCGCCCACGCCAATGGCGCACTGCTGGCGGTCGACAACTGTTTCTGTTCGCCGATCCTGCAGCAGCCTCTGGCACTGGGGGCCGATATCGTCATCCATTCGGCAACCAAATACCTCGATGGCCAGGGGCGCGTGCTCGGCGGCGCCGTCGTCGGCAAGTCGGAGGTCGTCGAGCCGGTCTACCTGTTCCTGCGGACTTCGGGCCCGACCTTGTCGGCGTTCAATGCCTGGGTGCTGCTCAAGGGCATGGAAACGCTGCCGCTGCGCATGCGCGCGCACTGCGACAACGCCTTCAAGCTGGCGACCTGGCTCGAGGCG
This window of the Jeongeupia sp. USM3 genome carries:
- a CDS encoding phosphoribosylanthranilate isomerase, encoding MIPRIKICGLRDVATAVETARLGADAIGLVFYAPSPRSVSAETAATITAALPAFVTSVGLFVDAEPAFVRNVLAQAPLDLLQFHGDEAPEYCRSFGRPYIKALRVKPDTDLVECARRYHDARGLLVDAYVPGVPGGTGEAFDWKVLPDDLPLPLILSGGLHPGNVAQAVRQVRPWALDVSSGVERSKGEKDLARVAAFVEAVHLAANGKTDER
- the trpB gene encoding tryptophan synthase subunit beta, coding for MNDKLRYNQPDALGHFGRHGGIFVAETLMPALDELRVEYEKAIADPAFMAEYRYELAHYVGRPSPVYHARRWSELLGGAQIYLKREDLNHTGAHKVNNTIGQALLARRMGKKRVIAETGAGQHGVASATVAARYGLECVVYMGAEDVARQSPNVYRMKLLGATVVPVSSGSKTLKDAMNEAMRDWVTNVDSTYYIIGTCAGPHPYPTLVRDFQCVIGEEAKVQMQDLIGRQPDAVIACVGGGSNAIGIFHPYVDVPGVRLIGVEAGGHGVETGQHAAPLTTNAKVGVLHGQRSYLMQDENGQIVETHSVSAGLDYPGVGPEHSYLKDIGRAEYVAINDDEALRAFHDLCRFEGIIPALESSHALAHAAKIAPTMSKDQVLLVNLSGRGDKDIPTIAKLDGIQL
- the trpA gene encoding tryptophan synthase subunit alpha → MSRIQKTLAALKADGRQALIPFITAGDPRPGITVELMHALVKGGADVIELGVPFSDPMADGPVIQRASERALAHGVSLRDVLGMVAQFRRDDAVTPVVLMGYANPVEALGYEAFAQAAVSAGVDGVLTVDLPPEEAEECASTFKRHGIDQIFLLAPTTPVSRIQAVERLVSGYVYYVSLKGVTGAATLDVAGVATKLDELRAHLSVPVGVGFGIRDPETARAIAAVADAVVIGSRLVQEVEAGEAGLADRLTEFLASVRAAMDTARR
- the accD gene encoding acetyl-CoA carboxylase, carboxyltransferase subunit beta produces the protein MSWLQKLLPPKIKSREPGAKSAVPEGLWHKCSACGAVLYRTDLEKNLDVCPKCSYHNRISARRRVDLLLDTEGRFEIGAEVQAIDILKFKAAKRYSEQLEGFKKSSDEDEALVVVQGAIHTVPVVLAVFEYGFVNGSMGSVVGERFVRGAKVALEHNLPFICIAASGGARMQEGLNSLMQMAKTSAILTKLADKGLPFISILVDPTMGGVSASFAFLGDVVMAEPGALIGFAGPRVIEQTVRETLPEGFQRSEFLLEKGAIDRIVDRREMRQQLVQLLTLLQKQPAVNA
- the folC gene encoding bifunctional tetrahydrofolate synthase/dihydrofolate synthase: MSRFDADTLDAWLAHLEQSHPKEIDMGLTRVESVRAAMGMAPAFPLLTVGGTNGKGSVCAFLSTMLHAAGYRVGTYTSPHLSRYNERIAIGLVPVSDDEIVDAFRAIEAARGETSLSYFEFGTLAAMYCFMRAGVDAAVLEVGLGGRLDAINIFDADVAGVVSVDLDHQAFLGNDRESIGFEKAGIFRAGRPALCADPNPPQSLVGHAQAIGAPLRLIGRDFGCQREAEGNQWMCWTPEQRRHALPLPALRGAYQLGNAALALAMLDTLRDKLPVSIGQIKRGLIEVEWPARCQVLPGRPQVVLDVAHNPHAARVLAAALDQMGFAANRHAVFGMMADKDIAGVVALLKDSIDHWHLAAPALPRAASADMVAGLVAAAAPQAKLSRYDSVAAAWRGAEQLAGDSDRILAFGSFYTVAEVLAARGR
- a CDS encoding SPOR domain-containing protein, which translates into the protein MARENISEELLQLRKRARRRLVGAVALVLFSLVVLWTVMDGEPPAALNNGSTPVEIIASAPSASTVAAAAASAPMPAETVASTPLPVVPPVQAESTPLIDQDNAALLPGKLVNPQLERKPSPTPKPTPAREARSPEATPKPTPAKDPARILQGLDDGDDKAGAPRQYYLQLGAYADPAKAQQMVAKLKESGIPAYGESVKTDKGALTRVRVGPADQAKARTWQQKLDALGVSARLVSK
- a CDS encoding CvpA family protein, which codes for MTGFDYVVLAILGLSILLSVMRGLTQELLALAGWVISAWLALNYAAPISAYMPAALPSESLRYLAALVLIFCAAWLASAIVRITLNQFLKATGLKPVDRLLGSLFGLVRGSLFVILLVLAGGMTGLPKTEMWRNAMFSPLFEQAARMTLPWLPEALAAHVSFD
- the purF gene encoding amidophosphoribosyltransferase; amino-acid sequence: MCGIVGVVAKTPVNQLLYDGLLVLQHRGQDAAGIVTAEGHVFHMHKGQGLVRDVFRTRNMRSLLGNAGIGHVRYPTAGSASSLAESQPFYVNSPFGMVLAHNGNLTNDKDLKEDMYRSDLRHINTNSDSEALLNVLAHEISRRTQGPILTPKIVFDAIEAVHSRVRGAYAVVALIAGFGLVAFRDPHGIRPLSLGRHETPEGTEYLVASESVVLDTMGFKFWRDVAPGEAIYVSFDGEFHSRQCHPDPKLVPCIFEHVYFARPDSVIDGISVHEARLKMGEQLADKIRAMVPAMDIDVVIPIPDTSRDAALELANTLKLPYREGFMKNRYIGRTFIMPGQASRKKSVRQKLNPIAGEFRGKNVLLVDDSIVRGTTSKEIVQMVRDVGAKKVYLASAAPPVKYPHVYGIDMPTRAELIATGRTHEQIAEEIGADAVIYQDLSALIQACSDASGGAIVEFETSCFDGRYITGDITDAYLDALEAKRLSPLSTKSKEGDPDSRVLDLNIGVAEQNLI
- a CDS encoding O-succinylhomoserine sulfhydrylase → MTDRTDLHPDTLAVRAGTHRTEFGEHSDALFLTSSFVVDSAEDAALKFGGQIPGYTYSRFTNPTVTAFEDRLAALEGAERAVATASGMSAILGLCMAHLKAGDHILASAGLFGSTIQFFNNYMSKFGVEVSYAKPTDPADWAALVRPNTRLFFLETPSNPLTDVSDIGAIAEIAHANGALLAVDNCFCSPILQQPLALGADIVIHSATKYLDGQGRVLGGAVVGKSEVVEPVYLFLRTSGPTLSAFNAWVLLKGMETLPLRMRAHCDNAFKLATWLEAQPAVERVYYPGLESHPQHALAMRQQKGGGGVVSFELKGGKDAAWKLVDAVQLMSRTANLGDVRTTITHPASTTHGRLTPEARAAAGIRDGLIRIAVGLEHIDDLTADLALGLG